Proteins encoded together in one Mycolicibacter minnesotensis window:
- a CDS encoding PfaD family polyunsaturated fatty acid/polyketide biosynthesis protein, which produces MNERPGAVLEQQTGAGAGPSLGWRPTSAPAAFAPNDIADLIGYVRHPLHVVRETVTGMLGLALGGEVVGAGESDVALVGTLPPIYPEWLGDREFCEAHGVRFPYVTGAMANGIATPALVIAMAEAGMMGFFGAGGLSYEAVERGLDEIQTALAGRPGLAWGANLIHSPNEVSLETRVAELFIARKVPVVEASAFMKLTPAVVHYALAGLDTDAAGNIVRRNHVMAKVSRPEVARMFMEPAPAALVAGLVAAGKLTEREAELSRYVPVAEDITVESDSGGHTDNRPLPALFSEIVMLRDTLAQQHPLTCRVRVGAAGGLGAPQAVAGAFAMGAAYVLTGTVNQACVESGLSEPGRAMLAKAGIADVMMAPASDMFEMGVNLQVLKRGTMFAPRGKKLYEWYAGNPDLATVVAKHGPELEKILGTTVAEVWADTQRYWQQRDPGVLELASRDPKYQMALVFRWYLGQSSRWAITGVPERVLDYQVWCGPAMGAFNSWVADSYLEPCENRQAVQVALNLLEGAAHISRAGAARSAGVPVPAKAFAYSPRPLAV; this is translated from the coding sequence GGGCGGGCGCGGGCCCGTCGCTGGGGTGGCGCCCCACGAGCGCGCCGGCCGCGTTCGCTCCCAACGACATCGCAGACCTCATCGGCTACGTCCGCCACCCGCTGCACGTGGTGCGCGAGACGGTCACCGGCATGCTGGGTCTGGCCCTGGGCGGTGAGGTGGTCGGCGCAGGCGAGTCGGACGTGGCCCTGGTGGGCACACTGCCGCCGATCTACCCCGAATGGCTGGGCGACCGCGAGTTCTGCGAGGCGCACGGCGTGCGCTTCCCCTACGTCACCGGCGCGATGGCGAATGGCATTGCGACGCCGGCTTTGGTGATCGCCATGGCCGAGGCCGGAATGATGGGCTTCTTCGGCGCGGGTGGACTGTCCTACGAGGCCGTCGAACGCGGTCTGGATGAGATCCAGACCGCATTGGCGGGACGGCCGGGCCTGGCCTGGGGCGCCAACCTGATCCACTCGCCCAACGAGGTCTCCCTCGAGACGCGCGTCGCCGAATTGTTCATTGCGCGGAAAGTCCCCGTGGTCGAGGCCTCGGCATTCATGAAGCTCACGCCCGCGGTGGTGCACTACGCGCTGGCCGGCTTGGACACTGACGCGGCCGGCAATATCGTGCGCCGCAACCACGTGATGGCCAAGGTGTCGCGGCCGGAGGTGGCGCGCATGTTCATGGAACCGGCGCCGGCGGCCCTGGTCGCGGGGCTGGTGGCGGCCGGAAAACTGACCGAGCGCGAAGCCGAGCTGTCCCGGTATGTGCCGGTAGCCGAGGACATCACGGTGGAGTCCGACAGCGGAGGGCACACCGACAACCGCCCGCTGCCTGCGCTGTTCTCCGAAATCGTCATGCTGCGCGACACCCTGGCCCAACAGCATCCCTTGACCTGCCGGGTGCGGGTGGGTGCGGCGGGTGGCCTGGGCGCACCGCAGGCGGTCGCCGGCGCCTTCGCGATGGGCGCGGCCTATGTGCTGACCGGGACCGTCAACCAGGCCTGCGTGGAGTCGGGCCTCTCGGAGCCCGGACGCGCCATGCTGGCCAAGGCCGGGATCGCGGACGTGATGATGGCCCCGGCGTCGGACATGTTCGAGATGGGCGTCAACCTGCAGGTGCTCAAGCGGGGGACGATGTTCGCCCCGCGCGGCAAGAAGCTCTACGAGTGGTACGCGGGCAATCCCGATCTGGCCACCGTGGTGGCCAAGCATGGCCCCGAGCTGGAGAAGATTCTGGGCACCACCGTGGCCGAGGTGTGGGCGGACACCCAGCGGTACTGGCAACAGCGTGACCCCGGGGTGCTCGAACTGGCCTCCCGGGACCCGAAGTACCAGATGGCGTTGGTGTTCCGCTGGTACCTCGGGCAGTCGAGCCGGTGGGCCATCACCGGCGTACCCGAGCGAGTCCTGGACTATCAGGTCTGGTGCGGCCCCGCCATGGGCGCGTTCAACAGCTGGGTGGCCGACAGCTATCTGGAGCCATGCGAAAACCGGCAAGCCGTCCAGGTGGCGCTTAACTTGCTCGAAGGCGCGGCGCACATCAGTCGTGCCGGTGCCGCCCGCTCCGCAGGGGTGCCGGTACCGGCCAAGGCGTTCGCCTACAGCCCGCGCCCGCTGGCGGTTTAG
- a CDS encoding type I polyketide synthase, translated as MAAKHPPVAVVGVSALFPGSPEAERFWRNIVEGADLFSDVPESHWRIDDYFDADPRTPDKVYARRGGFLPSVDFSPMDFGIPPNVLPATDTAQLLALRVAQQVLEDYAGGDISGIDRERVSVVLGSSGGTEMSGYMSGRLHRPIWERGLRAAGLSDDEVTAFSDSVAAGYTPWQENTFPGLLGNVIAGRIANRFDLGGTNCVVDAACASSLAAIEIALHELYLREADMVIAGGVDAFNDIFMFMCFAKVTALSRTGDCRPFSDQSDGTMLGEGLSMLALKRLDDAERDGDRIYAVIQGIGTSSDGRAKSIYAPSPDGQAKALRRAYEAAGYGPETVGLVEAHGTGTKAGDVAEFTSLRRVFDESGRQDRQWCAVGSVKSQVGHTKGAAGACGLFKTVMALHHKVLPPTIKVDRPNPGLEIESTPFYLSTQSKPWIADKDVPRRASVSAFGFGGTNFHITLEEYAGAGKHAPRYRSWESELIILGADSAPALAAAATELATSLVDSPDMLSYLAYSTQAAYDAAQPHRLAVVANSVETLGTMLDEAAAKLQTPGADASFSSPKGYYYSSRQAGPVALLFPGQGSQYIGMGADIPQLYEPALAPWELARAGMLNADRDLHQVVWPKTAFTDEDRAAQAAELTKTEWAQPGIGAHSLSLMSVVRSLGIAPVSVGGHSFGEVSALCAAGVISDDVALLIARARGALMAQAAASSDGAMCAVTAPAEQVSRLLGEWGLSVVIANHNAPNQVVLSGDSAAIADAAQRFGAAGMNARLLDVATAFHSEIVSSAAAPFGAYLAGIPFGVPQVPVYANATAAPYGGSAEQMQATLANQIAQPVRFVEQVQAMWSAGARTFVEVGPGSVLTNLVGKCLAGQDHVAVALDAKGRNGIRSLWMGLAQLVAAGVPMNFQALWADYRHGDDPRTRPAPKLTIKLSGTNFGRPEINDEPVSRPAQKSEKFEKPNPRSDHNGHPTVSEPTMTAVDPIVPVANGLPAHVPTHVPVPVQAAQVPMVTSPLVSGPGAEMVTHMVGALGSMQQTIAHLQGLLQTLVSSAGMTPMPVAQLAFPTATAVVPPQPVATYGVAAAPAHPVAAPVHNGAGTVAPPAPPAAPPAPPAAPAAPPAAPVTNGTQVMPAPPSAPVASYSAPPAPAPAPAAAPTPVATMPAPPAPAPVAAPVAPALAPAAPAPVAGVDLVGDMLAVVADKTGYPVEMLDLSMALEADLGIDSIKRVEILSAVQDRVPSLPEVETATMAALVTLQEIVDYLQSLMGPVLRPLRCLLLSRWLRRWRLPLLLLLRRPLRVWIWWGTCWRWLLTRRVIRWRCWICRWLWKPIWGSTRSSGWRSCRRCRIVFRRCLRWRRRRWRRW; from the coding sequence GTGGCAGCCAAACATCCACCTGTCGCAGTAGTCGGCGTCAGCGCACTGTTCCCCGGGTCGCCTGAAGCCGAGCGGTTCTGGCGCAACATCGTCGAGGGTGCCGACCTGTTCTCCGACGTACCCGAGTCGCACTGGCGGATCGACGACTACTTCGATGCTGATCCGCGCACGCCTGACAAGGTATATGCCCGACGCGGCGGATTCCTGCCATCCGTCGATTTCTCGCCGATGGACTTCGGTATCCCGCCGAACGTGCTCCCCGCGACCGACACGGCCCAGCTCCTAGCGTTGAGGGTCGCCCAGCAGGTGCTGGAAGACTACGCCGGCGGCGACATCTCCGGTATTGATCGCGAACGCGTCAGCGTGGTCCTGGGATCCTCCGGCGGCACCGAGATGTCGGGCTACATGAGTGGTCGCCTGCACCGGCCGATCTGGGAACGGGGGCTGCGCGCAGCCGGCCTCTCCGACGACGAGGTGACGGCGTTCAGCGACAGCGTCGCCGCCGGGTACACGCCCTGGCAGGAGAACACCTTCCCGGGCCTGCTCGGCAACGTCATCGCCGGCCGGATCGCCAACCGATTCGACCTCGGCGGAACCAACTGTGTGGTGGACGCCGCTTGTGCGAGTTCGCTGGCCGCGATCGAGATCGCGCTGCACGAGCTGTACCTGCGCGAGGCCGACATGGTTATCGCCGGGGGCGTCGACGCCTTCAACGACATCTTCATGTTCATGTGCTTCGCCAAGGTCACCGCGCTGTCGCGCACCGGCGACTGCCGCCCGTTCTCCGACCAGTCCGACGGCACCATGCTCGGTGAGGGCCTGTCGATGCTGGCTCTCAAGCGGCTCGACGACGCCGAACGAGACGGAGACCGTATCTACGCGGTGATCCAAGGCATCGGCACGTCCTCGGACGGGCGGGCCAAAAGCATTTATGCCCCAAGCCCCGACGGCCAGGCCAAGGCCCTGCGCCGGGCTTATGAGGCCGCCGGCTACGGCCCGGAGACCGTCGGGCTGGTCGAGGCGCACGGCACCGGCACCAAGGCCGGCGACGTCGCCGAGTTCACCTCCCTACGGCGAGTGTTCGACGAGTCGGGCCGCCAAGACCGCCAATGGTGCGCCGTCGGATCGGTCAAGTCCCAGGTCGGTCACACCAAGGGTGCAGCCGGGGCCTGCGGCCTGTTCAAGACCGTGATGGCACTGCATCACAAGGTCCTGCCGCCGACCATCAAGGTCGACCGGCCCAACCCGGGCCTGGAGATCGAATCCACGCCGTTCTACCTGTCCACGCAGTCCAAGCCCTGGATCGCCGACAAGGACGTCCCGCGGCGCGCCTCGGTGAGTGCCTTCGGCTTCGGTGGCACGAACTTCCACATCACGCTCGAGGAGTACGCCGGGGCGGGAAAGCACGCGCCGCGCTACCGGTCCTGGGAATCTGAGCTGATCATCCTCGGCGCGGACTCCGCGCCGGCGTTGGCGGCTGCGGCGACGGAGCTGGCCACGTCGCTGGTCGACTCGCCCGACATGCTGAGCTACCTCGCCTACAGCACGCAGGCGGCCTACGACGCAGCCCAGCCACACCGGCTCGCCGTCGTGGCCAACAGCGTCGAGACCCTGGGCACGATGCTCGACGAAGCCGCCGCCAAACTCCAGACACCGGGTGCGGACGCGTCCTTCAGCTCGCCCAAGGGCTACTACTACTCCAGCCGCCAGGCCGGACCCGTAGCGCTGCTGTTTCCCGGCCAGGGCAGCCAATACATCGGCATGGGCGCCGACATTCCGCAGCTCTACGAACCCGCCCTGGCCCCGTGGGAGCTCGCCCGAGCCGGCATGCTCAACGCAGACCGCGACCTGCACCAGGTGGTCTGGCCCAAGACCGCGTTCACCGACGAGGACCGGGCGGCGCAGGCTGCCGAGCTGACCAAGACCGAGTGGGCGCAGCCCGGTATCGGCGCACACAGCCTGAGCCTGATGTCGGTGGTCCGTTCGCTGGGCATCGCGCCGGTCTCCGTCGGGGGCCACAGCTTCGGTGAGGTCAGCGCCCTGTGCGCGGCGGGAGTGATCAGTGACGACGTCGCACTGCTGATCGCACGTGCGCGCGGCGCGCTGATGGCCCAGGCGGCCGCCAGCAGCGACGGCGCGATGTGTGCGGTGACCGCGCCCGCCGAGCAGGTCAGCCGCCTGCTGGGCGAGTGGGGACTGTCGGTCGTCATCGCCAACCACAACGCCCCCAACCAGGTGGTGCTCTCCGGTGACAGTGCGGCGATCGCCGACGCCGCACAGCGTTTCGGTGCGGCCGGCATGAATGCGCGGCTCCTCGATGTCGCCACCGCCTTCCACTCCGAGATCGTCAGTTCGGCGGCGGCGCCGTTCGGCGCATACCTGGCGGGGATCCCGTTCGGGGTGCCGCAGGTGCCCGTCTACGCCAATGCGACCGCGGCACCCTACGGCGGCAGCGCCGAGCAGATGCAGGCCACGCTGGCCAACCAGATCGCTCAGCCGGTCCGGTTCGTCGAGCAGGTTCAGGCCATGTGGTCCGCGGGCGCCCGCACCTTCGTCGAGGTGGGACCGGGCAGTGTGCTCACCAACCTCGTCGGCAAGTGCCTGGCCGGTCAGGACCACGTCGCTGTCGCCCTCGACGCCAAGGGGCGCAATGGGATCCGATCGCTGTGGATGGGCCTGGCCCAGCTCGTGGCTGCCGGCGTCCCGATGAACTTCCAGGCACTGTGGGCCGACTACCGCCACGGAGACGATCCCCGGACCCGCCCGGCACCGAAGCTGACGATCAAGCTCAGCGGCACCAACTTCGGCCGACCCGAAATCAACGACGAGCCGGTGTCCCGGCCCGCTCAGAAGTCCGAAAAATTTGAGAAGCCCAACCCCCGCAGTGACCACAACGGACACCCGACCGTATCGGAGCCCACGATGACAGCAGTTGACCCAATCGTTCCTGTAGCGAACGGTCTGCCGGCACATGTCCCGACGCACGTCCCGGTCCCGGTTCAGGCTGCGCAGGTCCCCATGGTCACCTCGCCCCTGGTGTCCGGTCCAGGTGCCGAGATGGTCACGCACATGGTCGGTGCCCTCGGCAGCATGCAGCAGACCATCGCCCACTTGCAGGGCTTGCTGCAGACCCTCGTCTCGAGCGCGGGAATGACGCCGATGCCGGTAGCCCAGCTGGCGTTCCCCACCGCGACCGCGGTGGTGCCGCCGCAGCCGGTGGCCACCTACGGCGTAGCGGCTGCCCCGGCTCACCCGGTGGCCGCCCCGGTGCACAACGGTGCGGGCACCGTGGCGCCGCCTGCGCCACCTGCCGCGCCGCCTGCACCTCCGGCCGCACCTGCCGCGCCGCCCGCCGCGCCGGTGACCAACGGCACGCAGGTAATGCCGGCGCCCCCGTCGGCACCGGTTGCGTCCTACAGTGCACCGCCTGCTCCGGCGCCTGCGCCCGCGGCGGCTCCCACTCCGGTCGCCACCATGCCGGCCCCGCCGGCTCCGGCTCCGGTGGCTGCGCCGGTGGCGCCTGCCCTTGCTCCTGCTGCTCCGGCGCCCGTTGCGGGTGTGGATCTGGTGGGGGACATGTTGGCGGTGGTTGCTGACAAGACGGGTTATCCGGTGGAGATGCTGGATCTGTCGATGGCTCTGGAAGCCGATCTGGGGATCGACTCGATCAAGCGGGTGGAGATCTTGTCGGCGGTGCAGGATCGTGTTCCGTCGTTGCCTGAGGTGGAGACGGCGACGATGGCGGCGTTGGTGACGTTGCAGGAGATCGTGGATTACCTGCAGTCCCTGATGGGTCCGGTGCTCCGGCCGCTCCGGTGCCTGCTCCTGTCGCGGTGGCTGCGCCGGTGGCGCCTGCCCTTGCTCCTGCTGCTCCGGCGCCCGTTGCGGGTGTGGATCTGGTGGGGGACATGTTGGCGGTGGTTGCTGACAAGACGGGTTATCCGGTGGAGATGCTGGATCTGTCGATGGCTCTGGAAGCCGATCTGGGGATCGACTCGATCAAGCGGGTGGAGATCTTGTCGGCGGTGCAGGATCGTGTTCCGTCGTTGCCTGAGGTGGAGACGGCGACGATGGCGGCGTTGGTGA